A window of the Nibribacter ruber genome harbors these coding sequences:
- the bglX gene encoding beta-glucosidase BglX, protein MKRFTATCLVLFLILFSFTSFTPAPQKAPIEKRIEDLLAKMTLEEKVGQLNFVVGDLFNTGPTVRTSQSDKFNDAIKKGEITGIFNIHGAEYVGKLQKLAVKESRLGIPLIIGADIIHGFKTVFPIPLGESASWDLAAIENGSRVAAIESTAGGINLTFAPMVDISRDSRWGRTAEGAGEDPYLGSLIAAARVKGFQGKDLADPRTMAACVKHFVAYGAAEAGRDYNTTDMSEYLLRDVYLPPFKAALDAGSATLMSAFNELNGVPATGNMFTMDQILRKEWGFKGAVISDWQNITEMVNHGYSKDHAQAAEQALRAGTDVDMMGEAYLKFVPELVKSGKLDQKILDESVRRVLWLKFRLGLFDNPYLYSDVKREKKEIRSKENLAAAFDMARKSMVLLKNQGNILPLTTATKKIAVIGPLGNNKADMNGTWSFFGEEQHAVSFLEGIKKYAKGAEVTFAEGCDLYTNSTDKFAAAVAAARNADVVIMAIGESAVMNGEGASRADIGLPGVQLDLVKEIHKTGKPIVALVSSGRALELSWLGQNIPTIMATWSLGSEAGNAVASVLFGEYNPAGKLPLSFPRHVGQLPLYYNIKNTGRMYEGTHSEPGSERVYRSRYRDVPNTALYPFGYGLSYTTFAYGQPKLNKSSIGGNENLVLTVDVTNTGKYTGEEVVQLYIQDLVGSTARPVKQLKKFQKLSFAPGEKKTVTFTLNASDLSFWRQNMTFGAEPGDFKIMVGGNSRDVQTLPFTLTSTSI, encoded by the coding sequence ATGAAAAGATTTACCGCTACGTGCCTGGTCCTCTTCCTTATTCTATTTTCCTTCACCTCCTTCACGCCAGCCCCCCAGAAAGCGCCCATTGAAAAGCGCATTGAAGACCTGCTGGCCAAAATGACCCTGGAAGAGAAAGTAGGCCAGCTCAATTTTGTGGTAGGCGACCTCTTCAACACCGGTCCCACCGTACGTACCTCTCAGTCAGACAAGTTTAATGACGCCATCAAGAAAGGCGAAATCACGGGCATTTTCAACATCCATGGCGCCGAGTATGTGGGCAAACTGCAAAAGTTAGCTGTGAAAGAATCTCGTCTGGGCATTCCCTTGATCATTGGCGCAGACATTATTCATGGTTTTAAAACCGTGTTTCCCATCCCTTTGGGCGAGTCTGCCAGTTGGGATTTGGCCGCTATTGAAAATGGCTCCCGTGTGGCCGCCATTGAATCTACGGCCGGGGGCATTAACCTGACCTTCGCGCCCATGGTAGACATTAGCCGCGACTCTAGATGGGGCCGCACTGCCGAGGGCGCCGGCGAGGACCCATATCTGGGCTCTTTGATTGCCGCTGCCCGCGTGAAAGGATTTCAAGGGAAAGACTTGGCAGACCCAAGAACCATGGCTGCCTGCGTGAAACACTTTGTGGCCTACGGTGCCGCCGAAGCTGGCCGTGACTACAACACTACTGACATGTCTGAGTACTTATTGAGAGATGTGTATTTGCCTCCTTTCAAAGCTGCCTTAGATGCAGGTTCTGCCACTTTGATGTCAGCGTTTAATGAGTTGAACGGCGTACCGGCCACCGGCAACATGTTCACCATGGACCAGATCCTCAGAAAAGAGTGGGGCTTTAAAGGCGCGGTCATCTCAGACTGGCAGAACATCACGGAGATGGTCAACCACGGCTATTCCAAAGACCACGCCCAAGCCGCAGAGCAAGCTTTGAGAGCTGGCACTGATGTAGACATGATGGGCGAAGCATATTTGAAATTTGTTCCAGAACTGGTAAAAAGCGGCAAACTGGACCAGAAGATATTGGATGAGTCGGTGCGCCGCGTGCTCTGGCTGAAGTTTAGGTTAGGCTTGTTTGACAACCCGTATCTGTACTCAGATGTCAAGCGCGAAAAGAAGGAAATCAGGTCTAAAGAAAACCTGGCCGCAGCCTTTGACATGGCTCGCAAATCAATGGTATTGTTAAAGAACCAAGGTAATATTCTGCCATTGACTACCGCTACTAAAAAGATTGCCGTGATTGGGCCATTGGGCAACAACAAAGCAGACATGAACGGTACCTGGTCGTTTTTTGGGGAGGAGCAGCACGCGGTAAGCTTCCTGGAGGGCATCAAGAAATACGCGAAAGGCGCTGAGGTGACCTTTGCCGAGGGCTGTGACCTGTACACCAATTCCACAGACAAATTCGCCGCCGCCGTTGCCGCCGCTCGTAATGCAGATGTGGTCATTATGGCCATTGGCGAGAGCGCCGTCATGAACGGTGAAGGCGCCTCAAGGGCAGACATCGGGTTGCCCGGCGTGCAGTTGGACCTAGTAAAGGAAATCCACAAGACCGGCAAGCCCATCGTGGCGTTGGTGAGCAGTGGCCGGGCTTTGGAACTGTCTTGGCTGGGCCAGAACATCCCTACCATCATGGCTACCTGGTCACTGGGGTCTGAGGCTGGCAATGCCGTGGCCAGTGTCTTGTTTGGCGAATACAACCCTGCTGGCAAACTGCCTCTCTCGTTTCCGCGGCACGTGGGTCAGTTGCCGTTGTATTATAACATCAAGAACACCGGCCGCATGTATGAAGGTACTCACTCAGAGCCGGGCAGTGAACGCGTGTACCGCTCCCGCTACCGCGATGTACCCAACACCGCTTTGTATCCGTTCGGGTATGGCTTAAGCTACACCACCTTTGCCTACGGACAGCCAAAACTAAACAAGAGCAGCATAGGCGGTAATGAGAACCTGGTCCTGACCGTAGACGTCACCAACACTGGTAAGTACACCGGCGAAGAAGTAGTACAGCTATACATCCAGGACCTAGTGGGCAGCACCGCCAGACCAGTTAAACAGCTCAAGAAATTCCAGAAGCTGTCCTTCGCCCCCGGCGAGAAGAAAACCGTCACGTTCACCCTCAATGCCAGCGACCTTTCCTTCTGGCGCCAGAACATGACGTTTGGGGCAGAACCCGGCGATTTTAAAATCATGGTAGGAGGCAATTCCAGAGACGTGCAGACCCTGCCGTTCACCTTGACCTCTACCTCTATCTAA
- a CDS encoding phage tail protein — protein sequence MASTDKTTREIEIIANGEKFNASIKEMAGAQAILNAQINKMAADDPKRKDLIQQYQSIKQKANEARAEINGLAKAQTMAASGGGFFKQMWGNALGVFTGGGLLAAAQQLWGLFTTSQKAFEGSAQINSQLEAGLKSTAYAAGITKAEIEALAEERMGKTLFDDDATKGAATLLLTFTEIKKGVFEEALPAIQDMAQKMAGDGPADLKGASIQVGKALNDPIKGITALSKVGVSFTADQKEMIKGMVETGDKAGAQRMILAELNKEFGGSAEAARKAGGGWASLQMTLGELQETLGGFVQNGLNKASDFLGQVMEKSEPVVAIFRDLWGVVTDLWDDVMGLVEGMGLFNSQGDAASAVVEGLRFVFELLVAPIKGAIMVIDGLIEGFVKLYNSSGLVRGHIGGLAAIVSSVFTSIKNAAVNVLGGVADLLVGIFTLDVNKIKSGLKKTFDGVVNDVGGAGARAGMAYIDGYTSSQDKRIKTQKEKAAAQAEEEKIEAAKKGEAVATAETEAQKKAREKAEKEAKKAAEKAAKELAKAREEFNKAEMEAEIEFAKLKVEVMEDGIDKVLAKLRLQHELEKRELNKQRTAVLDNIAATGLEKMALIDNLDQQQKLKDEELKAAEQAALDEAEEKRNAKEQEDLEKRLAKSDEEAALKAEKIQNDFLTDQAVLEEQSLLALEAEMLRDERLLELKKATAVANLAILEEANQGESLAAKKLKNEILATDKEIADGKIANEKRTAEFKDAMFKRTTGGFKEVLQAGIDFFSADEAMRKKNASVIKAFSKGMIAVNLAEEIQGIWKTANENPANALFPGAGMIIASVKTASAIMRANSAAVQVNAQQFATGGMTSRGGGRALINMVERNGMWETASGYSGGSIGSFADGGFVGSAKLGLIGERGAELVIPNWMISSPKYANTVGWLESERVKGARAFAEGGMTAADAQVPGAPSAANSEMIMLQMVAEMRAMRTEVASWPKHLQVHNNVGETQEGIAVLNVLTDRSSA from the coding sequence ATGGCTTCTACAGACAAGACCACCCGTGAGATCGAGATTATCGCCAACGGGGAGAAGTTTAACGCCTCCATAAAGGAGATGGCCGGCGCACAGGCTATTCTGAACGCGCAGATCAATAAAATGGCGGCAGATGACCCGAAAAGGAAAGATCTTATCCAACAGTACCAGTCCATCAAACAGAAGGCAAATGAAGCCAGAGCCGAGATCAACGGCCTAGCCAAGGCCCAGACCATGGCAGCGTCCGGAGGTGGCTTCTTCAAGCAGATGTGGGGCAATGCGCTAGGCGTTTTCACGGGCGGCGGCTTACTGGCCGCAGCCCAGCAGCTTTGGGGCTTGTTCACCACCTCGCAGAAGGCGTTTGAGGGCAGCGCCCAGATCAACTCGCAACTAGAGGCGGGTCTGAAGAGCACTGCCTACGCGGCCGGCATCACCAAGGCAGAGATTGAGGCTTTGGCAGAGGAGAGAATGGGTAAAACACTTTTTGACGATGATGCCACCAAAGGTGCCGCCACCCTCTTGCTCACCTTCACAGAAATTAAAAAGGGCGTGTTTGAGGAAGCCCTGCCCGCCATCCAAGACATGGCCCAGAAAATGGCCGGTGACGGCCCGGCAGACTTGAAAGGCGCCTCCATTCAAGTAGGTAAGGCCCTCAATGACCCTATCAAGGGAATCACTGCCCTTAGCAAGGTAGGGGTGAGCTTTACCGCCGACCAGAAGGAAATGATCAAAGGCATGGTGGAGACCGGTGACAAGGCCGGTGCTCAGCGCATGATCCTGGCAGAGTTGAACAAGGAGTTCGGCGGTTCCGCTGAAGCGGCCAGGAAGGCTGGCGGTGGTTGGGCTTCCTTGCAGATGACGCTTGGCGAGCTGCAGGAGACTCTGGGTGGCTTCGTTCAGAACGGGTTGAACAAGGCCTCTGACTTTCTTGGCCAGGTGATGGAGAAATCAGAACCGGTGGTGGCCATCTTCAGGGATCTGTGGGGAGTTGTCACTGACCTATGGGATGATGTGATGGGCCTGGTGGAGGGCATGGGTCTTTTCAACTCCCAGGGAGACGCTGCCAGTGCTGTGGTAGAAGGGCTTCGATTTGTCTTTGAGCTTTTGGTGGCCCCCATCAAAGGTGCCATAATGGTGATTGACGGCCTGATTGAGGGATTTGTAAAGCTTTACAACAGCAGCGGACTGGTGCGCGGGCACATTGGTGGGCTTGCAGCCATAGTATCATCTGTCTTTACCTCCATTAAGAACGCGGCCGTCAATGTGTTGGGCGGCGTGGCTGACCTTTTGGTGGGCATCTTCACCCTGGATGTGAACAAGATAAAATCAGGTCTGAAGAAAACCTTTGATGGGGTTGTGAATGACGTTGGAGGTGCCGGGGCAAGGGCAGGAATGGCTTACATTGATGGGTACACTAGCAGCCAGGACAAGCGCATCAAGACTCAGAAGGAAAAAGCGGCCGCTCAGGCCGAAGAAGAGAAGATTGAAGCCGCCAAGAAAGGAGAGGCCGTGGCAACCGCTGAGACCGAGGCTCAGAAAAAAGCGAGGGAGAAAGCTGAGAAGGAAGCCAAGAAAGCCGCAGAAAAAGCAGCAAAGGAGCTGGCCAAAGCGCGTGAAGAGTTCAACAAGGCTGAAATGGAGGCAGAAATCGAATTCGCCAAACTGAAGGTGGAGGTGATGGAAGACGGTATCGACAAGGTTCTGGCCAAGCTTCGTCTGCAGCATGAACTGGAAAAAAGGGAATTAAACAAGCAGCGCACAGCGGTACTGGACAACATTGCCGCTACGGGTCTGGAGAAGATGGCGCTCATCGACAATCTGGACCAACAGCAAAAACTCAAGGATGAAGAACTGAAGGCCGCTGAGCAGGCAGCTTTAGACGAAGCTGAGGAGAAACGGAATGCCAAGGAACAGGAAGATCTGGAAAAAAGACTAGCTAAAAGCGATGAAGAAGCCGCATTGAAAGCGGAAAAAATCCAAAATGATTTTTTAACGGATCAAGCAGTTCTGGAGGAACAATCCCTGCTGGCTCTTGAAGCTGAGATGCTTAGAGATGAAAGACTGCTGGAATTGAAAAAAGCCACGGCAGTAGCCAATCTTGCCATTCTTGAGGAGGCCAACCAAGGCGAGTCTTTGGCGGCAAAAAAGCTGAAGAATGAAATTCTTGCCACTGACAAGGAGATTGCAGACGGGAAGATTGCCAATGAGAAAAGGACTGCAGAGTTCAAGGACGCCATGTTCAAAAGAACCACCGGAGGTTTTAAGGAGGTGCTGCAGGCCGGAATTGACTTCTTCTCCGCAGATGAGGCCATGCGCAAGAAGAATGCCAGCGTAATCAAGGCGTTCAGCAAGGGCATGATCGCAGTGAACCTGGCAGAGGAGATCCAAGGTATCTGGAAGACGGCCAATGAGAACCCGGCCAATGCCTTGTTCCCAGGTGCGGGTATGATCATCGCCTCGGTTAAGACGGCTTCTGCCATCATGCGCGCCAACAGTGCCGCCGTACAGGTGAACGCCCAGCAGTTCGCCACTGGTGGTATGACCAGCCGCGGGGGAGGCCGGGCACTCATCAACATGGTAGAGCGCAACGGCATGTGGGAGACCGCCTCTGGTTATTCTGGCGGCTCCATCGGCTCTTTCGCAGACGGCGGGTTTGTGGGCAGTGCCAAGCTTGGTCTGATAGGTGAGCGCGGTGCGGAGCTTGTGATTCCCAACTGGATGATCTCTTCGCCTAAATACGCCAACACCGTGGGCTGGCTGGAGTCTGAACGTGTGAAAGGTGCCCGGGCATTTGCCGAGGGAGGCATGACCGCCGCAGACGCCCAGGTTCCCGGCGCGCCTTCTGCGGCCAACTCAGAAATGATCATGCTGCAGATGGTGGCAGAAATGAGGGCCATGCGAACGGAAGTCGCCTCTTGGCCTAAACATCTGCAGGTGCACAACAACGTGGGAGAAACTCAGGAGGGAATTGCTGTATTGAACGTGCTGACGGATAGATCCAGTGCCTGA
- a CDS encoding cystathionine gamma-synthase — MKFGTKTIHAGVEPDPTTGAIMTPIYQTSTYVQRSPGDHKGYEYSRTHNPTRSALQSALAALENGNHGLCFASGMAATDCIIKLLKPGDEVISTNDLYGGTYRIFTKVYQNYGIKFTFVSMADIQSIEQHITENTKMIWVETPTNPLLNIIDIKGASQISKKHNLTLVVDNTFSTPYLQTPLDLGADIVMHSLTKYMAGHSDVVMGAIVVKDDALAEQLAFFQNACGGTPGPQDCFLVLRGLKTLHIRMQRHCENGKAVAEYLRQHPKVEKVFWPGFESHPNHPIARDQMRDFGGMISFVLKGDKQEDAIQVLEKLKYFALAESLGGVESLCGHPATMTHASIPQVERLKGGLSDSLIRLSVGIEDVEDLIADLEQAIG; from the coding sequence ATGAAATTCGGAACCAAAACCATACACGCAGGGGTAGAGCCAGACCCTACCACCGGCGCCATCATGACGCCTATTTATCAGACCTCCACCTACGTGCAGCGCTCGCCCGGCGACCACAAAGGCTACGAATACTCACGCACCCACAATCCTACCCGCAGTGCTTTGCAAAGTGCCCTGGCTGCGCTGGAAAACGGGAACCACGGCCTGTGCTTCGCCTCAGGTATGGCCGCCACAGACTGTATCATCAAGTTGTTGAAGCCTGGTGATGAGGTGATTTCTACCAATGACTTGTACGGCGGTACCTACCGCATTTTCACCAAGGTGTACCAGAACTACGGCATCAAGTTCACCTTTGTGTCCATGGCCGACATTCAGAGCATTGAGCAGCACATCACGGAGAACACCAAGATGATATGGGTAGAGACGCCAACCAACCCATTGCTCAACATCATTGACATCAAAGGCGCCTCTCAAATCAGCAAGAAGCACAACCTCACGCTGGTAGTGGACAACACCTTCAGCACGCCGTACCTGCAAACTCCTTTGGACTTGGGTGCTGACATTGTGATGCACTCACTCACCAAATACATGGCCGGTCACTCAGACGTGGTGATGGGTGCTATTGTGGTGAAGGACGATGCCCTGGCTGAGCAGTTGGCTTTCTTCCAGAACGCCTGCGGCGGAACTCCTGGTCCACAAGATTGCTTTCTGGTTTTGCGCGGACTCAAGACTTTGCACATACGCATGCAACGCCACTGCGAGAACGGGAAAGCCGTCGCCGAATACCTGCGTCAGCACCCTAAGGTAGAGAAGGTCTTCTGGCCAGGGTTTGAAAGCCATCCTAACCACCCGATTGCCCGTGACCAGATGCGCGACTTCGGGGGCATGATTTCCTTTGTTTTAAAAGGCGACAAGCAGGAAGATGCCATTCAAGTACTGGAGAAATTGAAGTACTTCGCCTTAGCCGAGTCTCTGGGCGGCGTAGAATCGCTTTGCGGGCACCCGGCCACCATGACGCACGCCAGCATTCCGCAGGTAGAGCGTTTGAAAGGCGGCTTGTCTGACTCGCTCATCCGTTTGAGCGTGGGCATTGAAGACGTAGAAGACCTTATTGCAGATTTAGAACAGGCCATCGGCTAA
- a CDS encoding nuclear transport factor 2 family protein: MHKIVGLLLVCLFMASMTTKAQSKDEKQVATAVEALKQAMLSGEKKALEEVVANDLSYGHSSGRVEGKQAFIEALVTKKSDFVTIDLANQSIQVSGKTALVRHQLSATTNDSGNPGTVKLGVLLVWQKQHGQWKLLARQAYKL, translated from the coding sequence ATGCACAAAATAGTAGGACTGTTATTGGTTTGCCTTTTCATGGCCAGCATGACCACCAAGGCCCAATCTAAAGACGAAAAACAGGTAGCCACTGCGGTGGAGGCCTTAAAGCAGGCCATGCTGTCTGGTGAAAAGAAAGCGTTGGAAGAAGTGGTAGCCAATGACTTGAGCTATGGGCACTCCAGCGGCAGGGTAGAGGGCAAGCAAGCGTTCATAGAGGCCTTGGTCACTAAGAAATCTGATTTTGTGACTATTGACCTGGCCAATCAAAGCATACAAGTCTCTGGCAAAACGGCTCTAGTAAGACATCAACTGTCTGCTACCACCAATGACAGCGGCAACCCGGGCACTGTGAAATTGGGTGTGCTGCTGGTCTGGCAGAAGCAACACGGGCAATGGAAGTTACTGGCCAGGCAAGCCTATAAGCTATAA
- a CDS encoding response regulator: MREFIALKLGDDWLDLPADLSIQIEIWNTLFEFDRIPGTLTFPFTLPFSAVNNLKLKFPGHLSVARYRQPELPCQLFLMGQLWRMGKLNVIRRSEKGYEVNFQTDVGDISVQIKEAGLRDIDYGTVPLQLSVQPAYPESSYALFPVRNLGFSKVEQPDFSGYQNFYDEGFPFNSNVMRPYEFPVTPFPYLVHVLKAAMAHFGYTVTGDWLEEEAVKRLVVFNTRAYFPTSADPDIDVVLAEHVPDMKVNEFLKAIRSLFSIGFVFNPLRKEMEVVRLRDVVADRTYVDWSEFTGRVYEWEPAPFGGFTLAMEADPDDEQKQVAFDYSYQVGDGLEDVPCQVATLPMVVNYLFWGGTGQRDWLVPVTQQEQDRFSFRVLAYHGLQPNNDGTTYPLGTSGTVNRMGDQISSDSLEWDGPHGLYLRRHKPWLDFLDESDRVETEQALRIHEILSLNHGRRCLIRHEGGIFTGLWEKVSFTISKKNGLKTAKVPIRRNY; encoded by the coding sequence ATGAGAGAATTCATAGCCCTTAAGTTGGGAGATGACTGGTTGGATCTGCCGGCCGATCTCTCCATCCAGATTGAGATCTGGAACACGCTGTTTGAGTTTGACCGCATTCCGGGCACGCTCACCTTCCCGTTCACGCTGCCCTTCAGCGCCGTGAACAATCTGAAGCTGAAGTTTCCCGGCCATCTATCCGTGGCCCGGTATCGCCAGCCCGAGTTGCCGTGCCAACTGTTCCTGATGGGCCAGCTGTGGCGCATGGGAAAGCTGAACGTCATCAGGCGCTCAGAGAAAGGCTACGAAGTGAACTTCCAGACCGATGTGGGCGACATCTCCGTGCAGATCAAGGAGGCCGGCTTGCGGGACATCGACTATGGCACCGTGCCGCTGCAGCTGAGCGTGCAGCCGGCCTACCCAGAGTCCAGTTACGCGCTGTTCCCGGTGCGCAACCTTGGTTTCTCTAAAGTAGAGCAGCCGGATTTCAGCGGGTACCAGAACTTCTATGACGAAGGGTTTCCATTCAACTCCAATGTCATGAGACCCTACGAGTTTCCCGTCACGCCATTTCCTTACCTGGTGCACGTGCTCAAGGCGGCCATGGCCCATTTCGGCTATACCGTGACTGGTGACTGGCTGGAGGAGGAGGCCGTCAAAAGGCTGGTGGTCTTCAACACGCGGGCCTATTTCCCAACTTCTGCAGACCCAGATATAGACGTGGTGCTGGCAGAGCATGTGCCCGACATGAAGGTGAACGAGTTTCTGAAGGCCATACGCTCATTGTTCAGCATAGGCTTCGTGTTCAACCCGCTCCGGAAGGAGATGGAGGTCGTGCGCCTCAGAGACGTGGTGGCCGACCGCACCTACGTGGACTGGTCAGAGTTCACCGGCCGGGTGTATGAGTGGGAGCCGGCGCCCTTCGGGGGCTTCACGCTGGCCATGGAGGCAGACCCCGATGATGAGCAGAAGCAGGTGGCTTTTGACTACTCCTACCAGGTGGGTGATGGTCTTGAGGACGTGCCTTGTCAGGTGGCCACGCTGCCCATGGTGGTCAACTACCTTTTCTGGGGCGGCACAGGCCAGCGTGACTGGCTGGTGCCCGTCACCCAGCAGGAGCAGGACAGATTCTCCTTCAGGGTGCTGGCCTACCACGGCCTGCAGCCCAACAATGACGGCACCACCTACCCGCTGGGCACCTCTGGAACAGTGAACCGCATGGGTGACCAGATCTCTTCAGACTCTCTGGAGTGGGACGGGCCGCACGGCCTGTACCTGCGTCGGCACAAGCCTTGGCTTGACTTTTTGGATGAGTCTGACCGCGTGGAGACGGAGCAGGCGCTGCGCATTCACGAGATTCTGAGCCTCAACCACGGCCGGCGCTGCCTCATCCGGCATGAGGGCGGCATCTTTACCGGGCTTTGGGAGAAGGTCAGCTTCACCATCAGCAAAAAGAACGGACTGAAAACGGCCAAGGTGCCCATAAGGAGAAACTACTGA
- a CDS encoding SIMPL domain-containing protein — protein MKLSSLFSPMKASTILPLFVGLLLLSSCGGQTTSPVKQVKVLGYGGVTIYPDVAEISVEASFTKDRMKDAVQEVQAVTNSVLALSKKYTASGEDVRISSISANKDYAYVNGKNQFTGFNSSQSITIKITDLKRLEAFMEELLATKINRIQNISYTHTKADSLRREANALALSDAVKAADNLCSVTKSTRGAVLEMANYRTLDTGNGNYSADQDIDVELYGKGFGGSGFKVTPELLKFKSTCHVAFAIE, from the coding sequence ATGAAACTTTCTTCTCTGTTCTCTCCCATGAAAGCCTCTACTATATTACCGCTTTTCGTTGGCTTGCTTCTGCTTAGTTCCTGCGGAGGACAAACCACCTCTCCCGTAAAACAGGTGAAAGTGCTGGGCTACGGAGGCGTGACCATCTACCCAGACGTGGCTGAAATTTCGGTGGAGGCCTCCTTTACCAAAGACCGCATGAAGGATGCCGTGCAAGAGGTGCAGGCCGTCACCAACAGCGTACTGGCCCTCTCAAAAAAGTACACTGCTTCTGGAGAAGACGTGCGCATTAGTAGCATCTCGGCTAACAAGGACTATGCCTACGTCAACGGCAAAAACCAATTCACGGGCTTCAACTCCTCCCAGTCCATCACCATCAAAATCACTGACCTTAAAAGACTGGAAGCCTTTATGGAAGAACTGCTGGCCACCAAGATCAACCGCATCCAGAACATCAGTTACACGCACACCAAGGCCGACAGCCTAAGAAGAGAAGCCAACGCCTTAGCTCTGTCAGACGCTGTGAAGGCCGCCGACAATCTTTGCTCGGTTACCAAATCCACCAGGGGAGCTGTCCTAGAGATGGCCAACTACCGCACCCTGGACACGGGCAACGGTAACTATTCAGCTGACCAGGACATTGACGTGGAGTTGTATGGCAAAGGGTTTGGCGGAAGCGGCTTTAAAGTCACGCCTGAGTTGTTAAAATTCAAGAGCACCTGCCACGTGGCCTTCGCCATAGAGTAA
- a CDS encoding TVP38/TMEM64 family protein, translating to MWKKLLQQNTGTLLYSALLVVVPVLASSALAFWLYRNQELLQNLSPAGMVLYFAVVSLTMAFALTPTTFVALATGFLFGWVSFSGVVVSYGIAALIGYAVARLIDHGKMTNFLHQFPKAEGVIDELREHSWSLIILTRISPVLPFAFMTFVLSLVQVPRGRFLIASMAGMLPRTLFFFWVGTQAQDLLALLQDPNAGTMGKLLMGALVVISLGGIYVLLNRAIKKALAKKN from the coding sequence ATGTGGAAAAAACTGCTTCAACAAAATACTGGAACGCTGTTGTACTCTGCCTTGCTGGTGGTGGTGCCGGTGCTGGCCAGTTCGGCACTGGCGTTCTGGCTCTACAGAAACCAGGAATTGCTGCAGAACCTATCTCCTGCCGGCATGGTGCTATATTTTGCGGTGGTATCCTTAACCATGGCCTTCGCGCTCACGCCCACCACCTTTGTAGCCTTGGCGACGGGTTTTCTGTTTGGCTGGGTCTCCTTTTCGGGCGTGGTGGTTTCTTATGGCATAGCAGCTCTGATTGGCTACGCCGTGGCCCGCCTCATTGACCATGGCAAAATGACCAACTTTCTGCACCAGTTCCCCAAAGCCGAGGGCGTCATTGATGAGCTACGCGAACACAGTTGGAGCTTGATTATCTTGACCCGTATCTCGCCGGTACTGCCCTTTGCCTTTATGACATTCGTTTTGTCTTTGGTGCAGGTACCCAGGGGCCGGTTTTTAATAGCCAGCATGGCAGGCATGTTGCCGCGCACGCTCTTCTTCTTCTGGGTGGGCACGCAGGCCCAGGACTTGCTGGCCTTGTTGCAAGACCCTAATGCGGGCACCATGGGCAAACTGCTGATGGGTGCGTTGGTGGTTATTTCCCTGGGAGGCATCTATGTTTTACTAAACCGAGCCATTAAAAAAGCCCTGGCGAAGAAGAATTAG